The Bacteroidota bacterium genome segment AATCCACGCCACGATGGCACCGCGTGCCGACGCTGCATGGATTCCCGATCTGGGTCGGGAATGACTCGGTTTCGGGGCTTGTGACATCAGAACGGCGTTTCTGCGCTGTCTGAGGAGGTCAAGTTGCTAACAGGCTCTAGTCGTGGACGCCTTCGGCCAGCGGCACAGATTCGGCGTAGAGCGAGTCGTAGGCGAGGTCGCGCTCGCCGGGCCACTCCAGCGAGCCGTAGACGACCTTCACCTGCTGAAACAACGCGAAGTCAGCGAGCGGTGCGAAGACTGGCGTGTCGAGATACGGCTTGAAGTCGAGTACTCGGCGCTCCCCGTTCTCGAAGGTGAGCGTGAGGGTATGGTCACGGCGCGCTTCGGCGTGCTCGATGTGGGAAACAAACATGTCAGAGAATGACCAGTCCAGCGGTAAGTGCCATGAGACCAATCACAGCAATACCTGCTGCCCCGAACCAGATGTGAGTGTCCCACCATCGCTCATGATCATCCTTTTGCTCCCACGCGCTAAAATGGTATGTGCGTGGGTATTCGCGCGCGTCCGAAACTCGTGACGTACGCGCCGTCCACCACTGCTTTATCTCAGCACGGTCTGTCCAGAGAATCTTCGTGCTCAGAGATAGGCACGCAACGCCAGCAATGATGAGAAAAAAGGCGCTCACTGAGCAGATAGTATAGCCTATGCTTCGGGTAAGATAGCTACCGTGGACAATCGGTCTGGTGCGAAGAGTTCGGCGGCGAGGGCCTGCATCTCCTCGGCGGTGACGGCGTCGATCGAGGCGATGACTTCGTCGAGCGTGAAGTAGCGCTCGAAGGCGAGCTCGATCCGGCCGAGGCGCATCATGCGGTTGCTCATGCTCTCCAGGCCTAGCATGAGCGAGCCTTTGAGCTGGTTCTTGGCCTGGCCGAGCGCGCGCGGGCTGACCGGCCGCTGGGCGAGCTTGTCTAGCTCCCGCCCAATCAGCTTCCGCGACCGCTCGACCTTCCCGGCGTCAGTGCCCATGTACACCCCGAAGTCGCCCGTGTCGGAGATCATGTTGGCGAAGGAGTAGATGTTGTAGCAGTAGCCGTACTTCTCGCGGATGTTCTGGCTCAGCCGGCTGCTCATTCCCCCGCCGAGGACGGTGTTGAGGGTCGTCAGCACCGTCCGGCGCGGGTCGTCGAGGCCGAGGGCGCGGGCGCCGATGACGAGGTGCGCTTGCTGGATCGGACGCCGCTCGACGTGTTCGACCGCGTCGTAGCCGTTGACGGCCAAGCGCTCGACCGGCTGCGGGGCGCGCTCGATCTCCGCCGTCAGCTTCTCCACGCGCCGCACCAGCTTGTCGTGGTCGACGTTGCCCGCGACGGCGACGACGAGCCGGTTCGGGGCGTACTTCGCGTCGATGTAGCCGAGGAGCCGGTCGCGCGTGAACGAGCGCACGGTCTCGGGCACGCCGAGGACGGGCCGCCCGAGCGCGTGGTGCGGGTACATCGCCGCCTCGTAGTGGTCGAAGACGTGGTCCTCCGGCGCGTCCTCGTACATCTTCATCTCCTCGACGACGACCTCCTTCTCCTTCTCTAGCTCGCGCTCCGGCAGCGTCGGGCTGACGACGAGGTCGAGCACCACGTCGAGCGCCCGGTCGAGGTGCTCGTCGAGGCCGCGGGCGTAGTAGCAGGTGTACTCCTTCGAGGTGAACGCGTTGAGGTAGCCGCCGACGGACTCCATCCGCTGCGCGATGTGGTGCGCGCGGCGGCGGCGCGTCCCCTTGAAGACCATGTGCTCGATGAAGTGCGCCATCCCGTTCTCCTCCGGCACCTCGTCGCGGCTCCCGGCGGCGATCCACGCGCCGACGGCGACGGACCGCACTGAGGGGATGTGCTCGCTGACGACGCGGATGCCGGACGCGAGCGTGGTCTTCTGGAAACGTGGGGTTGTATCAGTCATCTCTACAAGAAAGGAAGCGCGGAAGAAGGTAAGAGCGGAAGAGGGCAGGCTCGACGAATCGGCCTGCCCTGCTTCCGCTCGTTCGGTCTTCCGTTCGTACGTGCTTAGTTCCGTCGGTCGCCCCGGTTGCCGCCGCGGCCGCGGCCGCCGCCCCGGCTGCCGCCGCGCCGGTCGCCGTTGCTCCGGCTCCGCTCGCGGCGCTCGCGCATGGCGGCCCGCTCCTCCTCGGTCGGCTCCGGCAGGAACGGCTTGCGGCTGAAGCGCAGCTTGCCGTCGTCGCGGACCTCGATGAGCTGGACCTTGACCTTGTCGCCGACCTGCATCACGTCCTCAGGGTTCTCGACGTAGCCGTGGGCCATCTCGGAGACGTGGAGCATCCCCTCCTTGCCCGGCAGCACTTCGAGGATCGCGCCGAAGCCGAGCATCTTGCGCACGGTGCCCTCGTACTCCTCGCCGACCTCGGGGACGGTCACCATGCCGCGCACGATCTCGATCGCGGCGTCGGCGTCGGCCTGGTTCTCGGCGGCGATCGTGACGAAGCCCTTGCCGTCGCGCTCGTCGATGTCCACCTTCGTGTTGGTGTCGGCCTGGAGCGCCTTGATGTTCTTGCCGCCCGGCCCGATGAGCGCCCCGATGAAGTCGGTGTCGATCACGAGCTGGAAGAGGCGCGGCGCGGAGGCTGCGATCTCGCCGCGGGCTTCGCCGATGGTCTTCTCCATCTCGTCGAGGATGTGGAGCCGCCCGGCGCGGGCCTGGTCGAGCGCCTGCTTCATCGTCTCCTTGGCGAGGCCGTCGATCTTGATGTCCATCTGGCAGGCCGTGATCCCGTCGCGGGTACCGGTCAGCTTGAAGTCCATGTCGCCGAGGTGATCCTCGGTCCCGAGGATGTCGGAGAGGATCGCGATCCGGTCGCCGGCCTTGATCATGCCCATCGCGATGCCCGCGACCGGCTTCTTGATCGGCACGCCGCCGGCCATGAGCGCCATCGAGCCGGAGCAGACGCTGCCCATCGACGAGGAGCCGTTGGACTCCAGCACGTCGCAGATCAGGCGGATCGTGTAGGGGAACTCGTCCTCGCTCGGGAGCATCGGCGCGAGCGCGCGCTCGGCGAGCATCCCGTGCCCGATCTCGCGGCGGCCCGGCCCCCGGAGGAAGCGCGCCTCGCCGACCGAGAACGGCGGGAAGTTGTAGTGGAGGTAGAACCGCTTGTCGGTCTGGTCGAAGAGCTGGTCCACGCCCTGGACGTCGCGCCCGGAGCCGAGCGTCATCTGGGCGAGCACCTGGGTCTCGCCGCGCGTGAAGATGGCCGAGCCGTGGACGCGCGGGAGGTAGTCGATCTCGGTCCAGATGTCGCGGACCTCGTCGAGGCGGCGCCCGTCGATGCGGCGGCCCTCGCTGAGGATCATGTCGCGCATCACGTCGCTCTGGACGGTGGCAAACGCGTTCTTGATGTCGGAGTCGGACACCGCCGGCGTGGTCTCGACGCCGACCGCTCCGAGCGCGTCGCCCACGACGCTGTCCTGAACTTCGGCGACGACGGCCTTCTTGATCTCGCTCAGGCCGCCGTAGAGACTCTTCTTGTCGTAGGGCTGGCGGAGGTGGGCCTCGATCCGCTCCGACGCGATCCCACGCACCTTCTCGACGAGCTCGTCGTCGGCCATGACGGTCTCGTACTCCATCGCCTCGATCGCCTCGCGCTGCTGCTCGAAGTCGCGGCGGAGGTCGTGCTGGGCGCGGCAGAGGCGCTTGATGACCTCGTGCCCGAAGTCGAGCGCGGCGAGCATGTCGTCCTCGCTCGCCTCGTCCATCTCGCCCTCGACCATCACGATGGCGTCTTCCTTGCCCGCGACCACGAGGTCGAAGTCGCCCTGCTCGCGCTCCTCCTTCGTCGGGTTGATGATCCACTCGCCGCCGACGCGGCCGACGCGGACGTGCGCCGTCGGGCCGTCGAACGGGCCGCCGGTGAGGTTCAGCGCGGCCGAGGCGCCGAGGCCGGCGATCACGTCGGCGTCGACTTCGGGGTCGGCCGAGAGGACGAAGCAGAGGGCCTGGACCTCGTTGCGGAAGCCGTCCGGGAAGAGCGGGCGGATCGTACGGTCGATGAGGCGCGAGGTGAGCGTCTCCTTGTCCGAGGGGCGGCCTTCGCGCTTGAGGAAGCCGCCGGGGAACTTGCCGCCGGCCGAGAAGCGCTCGCGGTAGTCGACGGTGAGCGGGAAGAAGTGCTGGCCCTCGCGGGCGTTCTTGTCGATGACAGCGGTGCAGAGCACCATCGTGTCGCCCTGGCGGACGACGACGGAGCCGCCCGCCTGCTTGGCGAGGCGGCCAGTCTCAAGCGTGATAGTTTTGCCGTGACCGATGTCGACGGTCTGGGTAATGGCGTTCATGGCGTTGGGGTTACGGTGCCGCCCGTACTCTCGGACTCGGCCTCACGCTCGTCCCCGTAAAAACCAGGGCGTCGAAAATCAGCTTTCAGGGGTCCGCGCCGGAGCGGTTGGGCGTGGGGGACGGACTGCTGAAGACTGACTGCCGACGGTCCTCGGCGGACCGAGGAAGCGAAAGGTGCCGAGCCGCAGCCCGGTTGGCGGATGAAGGGCGACCGGCCCGAGTGGCCGCCGCCCCTTAGAAACGACGGCAGCGACTCCCGCCGTGGGTGTCGCTGCCTGGGGGTTTACTTGCGGATGCCGAGCTTGGCGATCACGGCGCGGTAGCGCTCGATATCGCGGTCGGCGAGGTAGTCGAGCAGCCGGCGGCGCTTGCCGACGAGCTTCAGGAGGCCGCGCCGCGAGGCGTGGTCCTTCTTGTGCGTCTTGAGGTGGCCGGTGAGGTCGTTGATGCGCTGGGTGAAGATGGCGATCTGGACCTCGGTGGTGCCGGTGTCGGCGTCGCTTGCGCCGTGCTCGGAAATGAGTTCCTGCTTGCGTTCTTTGGTGATCATCGAGAGGGTTCCTCCGGGTGCCTCTTTAGATATTCCATGCTAAAGGAGCGGACGCTCGGTGCAGCCGAGCGCTTGCTATCAGAGAAAAATACGCGCCTGCCATGCTCCTTCTCACGAAGTCTAGGCCAAGAGTTGCTGCTAGCGTCGACGGGCACGCCGGTAGGCTTCGAGGAACTCGTCGCGGGCGATTCCACTCTGGCGCAGAATCGCCCGCAACGTCGAACTCTTGATCGTGCGGTGGTTCGGCAGCGTCAGCGGCGTCCGCGTCTCATCGGTCTCCTCCCGGAGCATCGAGATGTGGTTGCCCTCCCGCACCACGGTGAACCCTAGCGCTTCGAGTGCCGCGAGCACACGCCGCAGCGGAGCGTCGCGGGGAAAACGCTCCGACATCAGGTTGCGACGGTGGCTTCGGCAACGAACACTTCGAGCACCGGCTCGTCGCCGCCGTCAAGCACTTCCGGTCCAAACGTCTCGACGTGGAACGCAACCGCGCTCCGCGCATCAGCGAGGGCCTCTTCGTACGTGTCGCCCTGCCCGACGACGACGCCTTTGAGTCTGATGGGGTACGCGACATACCCATCGGCGTGCTTTTCTACAATGATCTTGATCAGCTTCGTCATCAGAAGTATTGGTTTCGCGTTACAACTCGCTGCGAGGCCCGAAGGTTGCCCGGCGCAGCTCTACCGCAGCATCGTCACCCGCTGCGTGAGTACCTCATCGCCCACCCCCATCCGCACGACGTATGTGCCCGCCGCGAGTTCAGCCTGAGCAAGCTGCGTTTCGTGCCGCCCCGCTGGCTGCACTGCATCAACGAGCACCGTCACCTCACGTCCGAGCACATCGTATACAGCTACCCGCACTCGCGAAGACACTGGCACCGTGTACCGGACGGTGAGCGAAGACGAAGTAGGATTGGGATAGGCTACCCAGCTGAGATCTTCCGACGCAGTGCTCTCTTCCTCGTTCGGTACTGCCTTGCATGGATTTGTGAGCACAACTTCGGGTGAGGTGCACACCCCTGAGGGATCGTTCTCAGAGACATCAATGATTTGTTCAACACCGCTGAACTCGGGTGGGTCGCCGGAAATCAGGCCTGCAAGCCCGCAGGAACACATACTCAGCGATTCGTTGGCGACGATGTCGAGGTCTATGCCGACGGAGGTGATATTCTCCAGGCCCGCCAACGACTCCAGTGCCGCATTGAAACTAACCTCGAGGTCAAAACCGACGGAGGTGATATTCCTCAGACCCGCCAGTGACTCTAGCATGGCATTGCGGCGGATGCGGAGGTCTCCACCGACGGAGGTAACATTCTCCAGACTCTCTAATGACCTCAGCATCGCGTTATCGCGGATAACGAGGAATCCACCGACGGAGGCGATATTTTCTAAGCTTGCCAGCGATTCTAGCATGTCGTTGTCGTTGATATCGAGACTTCCGACAGAGGTGATGCTCTCAAGACTCGCCAACGACTCTAACGCCACATTGCTGTGAATGCGGAGGGCTCTGCCGACGGAGGCGATGTTCTCCAAGCCTGTTAATGACCCCAGCATGTCGTTGGAGCTAATATCGAGGTCTCCACCGACGGAGGTGAGACTCTCCAAGCCCGTCAACGACTTCAGCCTGTCGTTGTCGTCAACGTCGAGACCTCCGAGGGAAGTGAGACTCTCCAGGCTCGCTAATGACCCCAGCATCGCGTTGCCGCGGATGAGAAGGATTTCACCGACGGAAGCGACATCCTCCAAGCCCACTAGCGACTCTAACCTATCGTTGAAGGTGATATTGAGGTCTCCACCAACGAAGATGATATTATCCAAGCCTGCCAACGACCCCAGCATATCGTTGAAGAAGATGCTGAGGTCTCCACCGATGGAGGTGAGGCCTTCTAAACCCATCAGCGACCCCAGTCTATCGTTGTCAGAAATGCTAAGGCCTCCGACGGAGGTGAGACCCTCTAGGCCTGCCAACGAACCCAGCATTTTGTTATCGGTAATGGCCAAATCTCTACCGACGGAAACGAGGCCCTCTATACCTGCCAGTGACTTCAGCGTATCGTTGAAGAAGATGCTGAGGTTTCTACCAACGGAGGTGAGGCCTTCTAAACCCACCAGCGACCCCAGCCTGTCGTTGTCGGAAACGCTAAGACGTCCGACGGAGGTGAGACCCTCTAAGCCTGTCAACGACCCCAGCCTATCGTTGTTGGTGATGAGGAGGATCCCACCGACAGAAGTGAGTTCAGAGAGCGGAGTGAGATCGGTGATATCGTCTCCTGTTATAGAAAGATCGTCCGTGACCTCACTACAGGCGAACTCATCGACCTCTGCCTGAGACCGGAGTGTGATGCTACCGCTACAAACCTGTGCACGCACCGGCGTAGCGGCGAGGTAAAGAAGTAGACTGAGAGTGCAAATAAGAGAAGATCGCATAGCAGAAAATAGAGGGAGTTTAGGAAGGTGAGTGTACCGGCGTACCGTTTGCATCGCTACCCTAACATGGCGCGGCTGCGCTGCTCATCCTCCTGAAGCTGAGCGACGAGCGACTCCGGCCCGTCGAACTTCGCCTCGTCGCGAATGCGGGCGGCGGAGGTGACATCGAGCGTGTCGCCGTAGAGGTCGCCCGCGAAGTCGAACAGGTAGACCTCGACGCTGACGGCCCCGTCAGCTTCAAAGGTCGGGCGGCGGCCGACGTTCATCATGCCGCCGTACGTCTGGCCGCCGGTCTCGACGCGGACGGCGTAGACGCCGAGTTTGGGGACGAGCTTACGCTTGCCTCGGACGCGAAGGTTGGCCGTCGGGTAGCCGATCGTCCGGCCCCGCGCCCGGCCGCGGACGACGGTGCCGGTGAGCGCGTACGGGCGCCCGAGGAGGTCCGCGGCGGTCGCCACGTCGCCGGCGTCGGCGAGGAGCTTGCGGATGCGGGACGACGAGACCGTGGCCTCGTGGACGAGCTGCTCGGGGATCACGTCCACGCTGAAGCCGTGCCGCGCGCCGAGCGCTTCGAGCGTCTCGCGGCTCCCGGCCCGGTTGCGCCCGAACCGGTGGTCGTACCCGATCACGGCCTCGCGCAGCCCGACGGTCTCGATCAGGATGTCCTCGACGTAGGGGTCGGGTTCGAGGTTCGAGAGGTCGCGCGTGAACGGGAGGACGACGAACCGGTCAATGCCGAACGATTCGAGCAGGTCGGCGCGCTCGTCGAGCGTGGTCAGGAGCGGGACCTGCTCGCCGAGGACGACCTCGCGCGGGTGCGGGTCGAACGAGACGACGACGCTCTGCCCGTCCACCTTCGCGGCGCGCTCGCGGAGGTAGGCGAGGATCGCCTGGTGCCCCCGGTGGACCCCGTCGAACGTACCGACGGTCAGCACGGAGCGGTCGTCGCGGGTGATCTCGTCGAGGCCGAACTGTCGTTTCATTGGGGCGAGTTTAATCGCGGTAGGGGTTTGATTAATCAAACCCCTACGGTGCTTGGTGCCTGGTCCCATGCATCGCGTCGAGCGTCCACGCCTCGTCCACGCGGAACGGGCCGATCGCTGTCCGCCGCAGCGCCGCGAGGTGCGCGCCGACACCGAGCACCTGCCCGAGGTCGTGGGCGAGCGTGCGGACGTAGGTCCCCTTCGAGCACTCGACGACGAAGTTCACGTCATCCCCCTGTCGCTCCGTGAGGTCGAACCGGTAGACCGTGACCGGTCGGGCGACGCGCTCGACGGTTTGGCCGCGGCGCGCCTTTTTGTAGAGCCGCTCCCCGTCCACCTTCACTGCCGAGTACATCGGCGGGCGCTGCTTGGTCTCGCCGAGAAATGCCTGCCGGGCCGCGTCGAGGTCGGCGTCGGTGACACCTGACGCGTCGCGGGTCTCGGCGACCTCGCCCTCGGCGTCGTAGGTCTCGGTGGTCTGGCCGAGGCGAATTGTGCCGGTGTAGGTCTTGGGCAGGCCCATGAAGTGGTCCTGGAGGCGCGTCGCGGCGCGCCCGACGAGGCAAATCAGCAGGCCCGTGGCGGCAGGGTCGAGCGTGCCTGCGTGGCCGATCTTCTTGGTCCCGAGCAGCGGACGCAGCCGCCGGATCACCCCAAACGACGAGATGCCGCTAGGCTTGTCGACAAGCAGAATCGCAGCGTCTCCTGGCTCAGGCAGCGGGTCTGCCGTCGTGACGATGGGCGGCGTCTCCACCTTGGCCTCAGCCGTCACGCTCCCATCCCTCGGCGTCCGGCGTGTCCGCCCCGTCGGCTGTTTCTTCGCCTCGCTCGGCGCGAATACGGTCGAAGAGCTCTTCCATCCGGGCGGCCGGCTGCTGCGTCTCGTCGAGGAAGAACCGGAGCTCGGGGATCTTGCGGACCTGGTGGCGGATGCGCTGCGCGAGCGCGTGCCGGACCTGGGGCGCGAGGTCCTCGACGCGGCGGAACGCGATCTGCCGGCGGCCCTCTTCCTCGCCGAGCACGCTTAGGTAGACGTAGGCGATGCCGAGGTCGTTGGTCACGCGAACGTTCGTGACGGTGACGAGCGCCTGGGAGGCTTCGTGGAACTCACCCCCGAGGAGTTCGGCGACTTCGCGCTGGACCATGCGGCTGAGCCGCTCGGTGCGGATGGACATGGGAACGTCGAGTTACGAGCGTCGAGTGTCGAATGGGAGACACACTCGCAACTCGACACTTGACGCTCGACAATGGCTAGATTTGAAGGGTGCGCTGCTCTTCGAAGACCTCGTACGCCTCGATCTGGTCGCCGACCTTGATGTCGTTGAAGTTCTGGATCGAGAGGCCGCACTCGTAGCCGCTGGTGACCTCGCGGGCGTCGTCCTTGAAGCGCTTGAGCGACGAGAGCACGCCCTCATAGACCACGACGCCCTCGCGGACGAGCCGGACCTTGTCGTTGCGGTTGACCTTGCCTTCGAGCACGTAGCAGCCGGCGACGGTCCCGACGCGTGGGATCTTGAACGTCTCGCGGACCTCGAGCATCCCGAGCGTCTTCTCTTTCTCCTCGGGCTGGAGGAGGCCTTCGAGCGCATCGCGCACGTCCTCGATGGCGTCGTAGATGACCGAGTAGAGGCGGATGTCGATCTCCTCGCGCTCGGCGGTCTGGCGGACGCCGGCCATCGGGCGGACCTGGAAGCCGAAGATGATGGCGTCCGAGGCCGCGGCAAGCATCACGTCGGTCTCGGTGATCGCCCCGACGCCGGAGTGGATGATGCTGACGGCGACCTCGTCGTTCGAGATCTTGAGGAGGGCGTCCGAGATGGCCTCGACCGAGCCGGCCACGTCGCCCTTGATGATGAGGTTGAGGTAACTCAGCTCGCCGAGAGCCATGCGGCGGCTGAGGTCGTCGAGCGAGACGTGCTTGCGCTTGCGCATGTTCTGCTCGCGCTGGATCTGCTGGCGCTTCTGGGCGATGTCGCGCGCCTCGCGCTCGTCCTCCATCACGATGAAGCGGTCGCCCACGTCGGGCGCGCTGGAGAAGCCGAGGATCTGCACCGGCACCGACGGCCCGGCCTGGTCGACCCGCTCGTCGCGCTCGTTGAACATCGCCCGAACGCGGCCCGAGTTGGTCCCGGCCACGAACGCGTCGCCGACCTCCATCGTCCCGGTCTCGACGAGGATCGTGGCGACGATGCCGCGCCCCTTGTCGAGCCGGCTCTCGATGACCGAGCCGACGGCGTAGCGGTCCGGGTTGGCCTGGAGCTCCATCAGCTCCGACTCGATGAGGACCTTTTCGAGGAGTTCGGGGATGCCCAGGCCGGTCTTGGCCGAGACGAACTCCGCCTGGACCGCGCCGCCGTACTGCTCGACGAGGACGTTCTCCTCGGCGAGCTGCTGCATGATCCGGTCGGCGTTGGCCTCCTCGCGGTCCATCTTGTTGACGGCGACCACGATCGGGACGCCGGCGGCCTTCGAGTGGTTGATGGCCTCCTTCGTCTGCGGCATCACCTGGTCGTCGGCGGCGACGACGAGGATGACGAGGTCGGTGACCTGGGCACCACGCGCGCGCATCGCGGTGAATGCCTCGTGGCCCGGGGTGTCGAGGAAGGTCAGCGGGCGGCCGTCGTCGGTCTCGACGGTGTAGGCCCCGATGTGCTGCGTGATGCCGCCGGCCTCGCCCGAGGCGACGCTCGCCTCGCGGATGTAGTCCAGGAGCGAAGTCTTGCCGTGGTCGACGTGGCCCATGATGGTCACGACGGGCGGGCGGCCTTCGAGGTCTTCGGGGTCGTCCTCGTCGATCTCGATGTCGTCAAGCCCGACCTCAGTGACGAACTCGACCTCGAAGCCGTACTCGTCGGCGATGAGGGTGATGGCGTCGGCGTCGAGGCGCTGGTTGATGGAGACCATCATGCCGAGGTTGAACCCGGTCTGGATGACGTCGGTGACGGGGACGTCCATCATGCCGGCCAGCTCGCCGGTCGAGATGAACTCGAGGAGGCGGAGCTGGCTCTCCTGCTCGCGCAGCTCCTCCATCTCGCGCTCGCGCATCTCGGCGCGCTCCTCGCGGCGGGCGCGGCGGCGCTTCTGGCGGGTGCGGCCGGAGCCCTGGGCGAGCTGCTGGAGCGTCTCCTGCACCGTCGAGGCGGCCTCGGCCTTGTCGACCTTCCCCTTCTTCTTGCGCTTGCCGCGCTTGCTGCGGCCGCCGGCGTCGTCGGCGGCGGCGTCGCTGACGGCCTCCGTCGTCTTGCGCTTGCGCTTGCGGCGGCGGCCCGATTCGAGGCCCGACAGGTCGATCTTGCCGACGACTTTGGTGCCGCTCAGTTCGTAGCGGTCGCCCCGGATGGTGTCTTCGTCTTCGCCGTCTTCGTCCTCGGCTGACGCATCGGGCTCCGCCGTGGCCTCGGCGACCGGCTCGGCGTCGGCCGGCTCGGGCTCCGCAGCCTCGGCGACGGGCCCGGCCTCGGCCGCTTCCGGCTCAGACTCGGCTTCGACGACCGGCTCGGCCTCGGCGACGGGTTCCTCAGCGGCCTCAAGCTCGATGACCGGCTCGGCCTCGGCGACAGGCTCTTCGGCGACCGGTTCCGCTTCGGGCTCCGGTGCTTCTTCGGGCTCGGCTGCTTCCGGCTCGGGCTCGGCGACTTCCGGCTCGGCGACGGCTTCCACCTCGGGCACCTCGTCGGTCGGGGCGGAGTCGCCGGAGGCGATGGGCTCGTCGGCTGCCGTCTCCTCCTCGGCCTCGCGGCGCGAGCGGAGCGCCGAGACGCGGGCCCGGGCGTCCATGTCCTCAGCGAATACGGCCTTGAGGGCGTCGTACATCTCCGGCGGGAGCTTGGCGTTGATGTCGCCTTGCTCGAGCTTCGCATCCATCTCGAAGCCGCTCTCCTGCAGCGTCTCCACGAGCGTGTCGGCGGACACGTTGAACTCGCGGAGCGCCTTGAACAGGCGAACGGGCTTCTTTGTGGGGGAGTCAGTCGGCATACAGGGAGGTTCGGGGGCGGTGGCGGGACCGCGGGTAGGCTAGCTAGATCAACGCGGGGGCGTGCAGGTTCCCCGGCTCAGGTCGTCGGTTGATAAAATACGGCATGCGGCTACTCCGTTCGCTCGGCTTCGGCCTCTTCCGAGGCCCCGGCCTCGACGAGGTCGGCGTCCGCGTCGGCCGGCGGCGCTTCGCCGGTCGGAGCCTCGGTTTCGTCGGCTGCCTCGTCGGTCTCGGTCCCGGCTTCGGCGGCTGGTTCCTCCGCTGCGGTCTCGGCCGCGCTGGCGGGTTCGCCCGCGGCGTTCGGCTCCTCCGCCGTGACCTCGGCCGCAACCTCGGTCTCGGAGGGCGGCTCGTCGGCCTCCTCGTCGGCGAACTCGGCGTTCATCAGCAGGAGGATCTTCTCGGTCTGCTCCTCGGTGAGGCCGGAGCGCCGGGCGAGTTCGGGGGCCGAGAGTTCGAGGACGGCCTTGGCCGTGTCGCAGCCGATGTTCTTGAGCTGCTCGATCACGTCGGGCGGCAGCACGTCGCGGAACTCTTCGATCTCGACGTCCTCCTCGTCCTCGGCGATGTCGCGGTACACGTCGATCTCGTAGCCGGTGATGCGGCTGGCGAGGCGGATGTTCTGGC includes the following:
- the truB gene encoding tRNA pseudouridine(55) synthase TruB, translating into MTAEAKVETPPIVTTADPLPEPGDAAILLVDKPSGISSFGVIRRLRPLLGTKKIGHAGTLDPAATGLLICLVGRAATRLQDHFMGLPKTYTGTIRLGQTTETYDAEGEVAETRDASGVTDADLDAARQAFLGETKQRPPMYSAVKVDGERLYKKARRGQTVERVARPVTVYRFDLTERQGDDVNFVVECSKGTYVRTLAHDLGQVLGVGAHLAALRRTAIGPFRVDEAWTLDAMHGTRHQAP
- the rbfA gene encoding 30S ribosome-binding factor RbfA; translation: MSIRTERLSRMVQREVAELLGGEFHEASQALVTVTNVRVTNDLGIAYVYLSVLGEEEGRRQIAFRRVEDLAPQVRHALAQRIRHQVRKIPELRFFLDETQQPAARMEELFDRIRAERGEETADGADTPDAEGWERDG
- the infB gene encoding translation initiation factor IF-2, with protein sequence MPTDSPTKKPVRLFKALREFNVSADTLVETLQESGFEMDAKLEQGDINAKLPPEMYDALKAVFAEDMDARARVSALRSRREAEEETAADEPIASGDSAPTDEVPEVEAVAEPEVAEPEPEAAEPEEAPEPEAEPVAEEPVAEAEPVIELEAAEEPVAEAEPVVEAESEPEAAEAGPVAEAAEPEPADAEPVAEATAEPDASAEDEDGEDEDTIRGDRYELSGTKVVGKIDLSGLESGRRRKRKRKTTEAVSDAAADDAGGRSKRGKRKKKGKVDKAEAASTVQETLQQLAQGSGRTRQKRRRARREERAEMREREMEELREQESQLRLLEFISTGELAGMMDVPVTDVIQTGFNLGMMVSINQRLDADAITLIADEYGFEVEFVTEVGLDDIEIDEDDPEDLEGRPPVVTIMGHVDHGKTSLLDYIREASVASGEAGGITQHIGAYTVETDDGRPLTFLDTPGHEAFTAMRARGAQVTDLVILVVAADDQVMPQTKEAINHSKAAGVPIVVAVNKMDREEANADRIMQQLAEENVLVEQYGGAVQAEFVSAKTGLGIPELLEKVLIESELMELQANPDRYAVGSVIESRLDKGRGIVATILVETGTMEVGDAFVAGTNSGRVRAMFNERDERVDQAGPSVPVQILGFSSAPDVGDRFIVMEDEREARDIAQKRQQIQREQNMRKRKHVSLDDLSRRMALGELSYLNLIIKGDVAGSVEAISDALLKISNDEVAVSIIHSGVGAITETDVMLAAASDAIIFGFQVRPMAGVRQTAEREEIDIRLYSVIYDAIEDVRDALEGLLQPEEKEKTLGMLEVRETFKIPRVGTVAGCYVLEGKVNRNDKVRLVREGVVVYEGVLSSLKRFKDDAREVTSGYECGLSIQNFNDIKVGDQIEAYEVFEEQRTLQI